A window from Longimicrobium sp. encodes these proteins:
- a CDS encoding M20/M25/M40 family metallo-hydrolase gives MTPTTRTPPPLLADPRLQPARALAHQSDEATLGEQLELVAIPAPPFGEEPRGRRVLERFRELGLEGAHADEVGNVLATLPGASAGAAPVVVAAHLDTVFAAGTELTPRRENGRIYAPGITDNSRGLAGMLAVARVLRQAGVRTERPVVFVGTVGEEGSGDLRGVKHLFREGAALRGASAFIALDG, from the coding sequence ATGACGCCGACGACTCGCACGCCCCCGCCCCTGCTCGCCGACCCGCGCCTGCAGCCCGCCCGCGCCCTCGCGCACCAGAGCGACGAGGCCACGCTGGGCGAGCAGCTGGAGCTGGTCGCCATCCCCGCGCCGCCCTTCGGCGAGGAGCCGCGTGGGCGGCGGGTGCTGGAGCGCTTCCGCGAGCTGGGCCTCGAGGGCGCCCACGCCGACGAGGTGGGCAACGTGCTCGCCACCCTCCCCGGCGCCTCCGCGGGCGCGGCGCCCGTCGTGGTCGCCGCGCACCTGGACACCGTGTTCGCGGCGGGGACGGAGCTCACGCCCCGGCGCGAGAACGGGCGCATCTACGCCCCCGGCATCACCGACAACTCGCGCGGGCTGGCGGGGATGCTGGCCGTCGCCCGCGTGCTGCGGCAGGCGGGGGTGCGCACCGAGCGCCCGGTCGTCTTCGTCGGCACCGTGGGCGAGGAGGGGAGCGGCGACCTGCGCGGCGTCAAGCACCTCTTCCGCGAGGGCGCCGCGCTGCGCGGCGCGTCGGCGTTCATCGCGCTCGACGGCT